The following proteins come from a genomic window of Emys orbicularis isolate rEmyOrb1 chromosome 9, rEmyOrb1.hap1, whole genome shotgun sequence:
- the LOC135884024 gene encoding mitochondrial ubiquitin ligase activator of nfkb 1-A-like — protein sequence MDALPVTSGELLCLASSLAFSGLFYYLYRKKAKALARIQEAPKLQVDDGLPDLLSATSGQRLHYVALEGIVLPAKAALSSQHHEELQGVIQKLVLKEHRLIWNSLARSWNESERVVSEQVYTVPFALASPSAEAVTRVSVESPLRAVRLPLETVYERFQHPTHGFKDLISHYLSGEKPKGLLETEEMLRVGASLTGIGELAMHPDGTLHLQPPADGSNYFLHLGDWQTLLAEMESVSSFWKGAAVLCGLTGVAVILYALCQAYQQRRQKQEQEEQRREFEALWGSGNTATESGEDASEDACIICLTRPRECVLLCCGHVCCCFRCYEALPSHTCPICRSPIDRVVPLYQA from the exons ATGGACGCCCTGCCCGTCACCTCCGGGGAGCTGCTGTGCCTGGCCTCCAGCCTGGCCTTCTCCGGCCTCTTCTATTACCTGTACAGGAAGAAGGCCAAAGCGCTGGCTCGGATCCAG GAGGCCCCGAAGCTTCAGGTAGATGATGGTCTGCCTGACCTGCTATCTGCCACCAGTGGCCAGCGCCTGCATTATGTTGCCTTAGAAG GGATTGTCCTGCCAGCAAAAGCAGCTCTGTCCAGCCAGCACCatgaggagctgcagggagtgaTCCAGAAACTAGTTCTGAAGGAGCATCGACTGATCTGGAACAGCCTCGCCCGGAGTTG GAATGAAAGTGAGCGGGTGGTTTCGGAGCAGGTGTACACGGTGCCCTTTGCCCTGGCATCCCCCAGTGCTGAGGCAGTGACACGGGTGAGTGTAGAGAGCCCTCTGCGGGCTGTCCGGCTGCCCCTGGAGACTGTGTATGAGCGCTTCCAGCACCCAACCCACGGCTTCAAAGACCTGATCAGTCACTACCTGAGCGGGGAGAAGCCCAAGGGcctgctggagacagaggagatgCTGCGAGTGGGGGCAAGCCTGACTGGCATCGGGGAGCTGGCCATGCACCCAGATGGGACCCtccacctgcagcccccagctgatGGGTCCAACTACTTCCTGCACCTGGGGGACTGGCAGACACTGCTGGCGGAGATGGAGTCAGTGAGCAGCTTCTGGAAGGGGGCGGCAGTGCTGTGCGGCTTGACAGGCGTGGCGGTGATCCTGTACGCCCTCTGCCAGGCCTATCAGCAGCGCCGGCagaagcaggagcaggaggagcagcGGCGGGAGTTCGAGGCCCTGTGGGGCAGCGGGAACACGGCGACTGAGTCTGGGGAGGATGCGTCGGAGGACGCCTGCATCATCTGCCTGACACGGCCCCGCGAGTGCGTCCTGCTATGCTGCGGCCATGTCTGTTGCTGCTTCCGCTGCTACGAGGCTCTGCCTAGCCACACCTGTCCCATCTGCCGGAGCCCCATAGACAGGGTAGTGCCCCTCTACCAggcctga